One window of Clarias gariepinus isolate MV-2021 ecotype Netherlands chromosome 21, CGAR_prim_01v2, whole genome shotgun sequence genomic DNA carries:
- the LOC128509707 gene encoding uncharacterized protein LOC128509707, which produces MLYTPVRKVAIVHLYVRCQRLLLVVAILFPGCCCCDAVNTSPSLLDLYSVYISRIYSRGSTAAMMRLCTALILMLALYQVDSSDRLKVFGNLHETSSLPCPQTCSGLLTWTTFQRRDDVLVNCTRDSCWSKDGFSLPLEQFLSGDSTLTVLRADYSLRGLYMATCDSETLCEVVFTLSREPIDVLLPLTDHVKVDFTPSDAAQPPNQEICIVDKDKIHCSPDYKERSSSSTLFRLQMEVSLTAGSTQFGIK; this is translated from the exons ATGCTCTATACTCCAGTCCGGAAGGTGGCGATAGTGCACCTGTACGTTCGCTGTCAGCGGCTCCTTCTGGTGGTCGCCATATTGTTTccgggttgttgttgttgtgacgCAGTAAACACTTCACCGTCTCTCCTGGACCTTTACTCTGTTTACATCAGTCGGATTTACTCTCGAG GATCCACAGCAGCCATGATGCGTCTCTGTACAGCACTGATCTTAATGCTGG cTCTGTATCAGGTGGACTCCTCAGACAGACTAAAGGTGTTTGGGAATCTGCACGAGACATCGTCCCTCCCCTGTCCTCAGACGTGCTCTGGTCTTCTCACCTGGACCACGTTTCAGAGACGGGACGATGTCCTGGTCAATTGTACCAGAGACTCGTGCTGGAGTAAAGACGGGTTTAGTCTTCCTCTGGAGCAGTTCCTCAGTGGAGACTCCACCCTGACGGTGCTGAGAGCCGATTACAGCCTGCGAGGTCTCTACATGGCCACGTGTGACTCTGAGACGCTGTGTGAGGTCGTCTTTACTCTGTCCC GAGAGCCCATAGACGTGCTCTTACCCCTCACTGACCATGTGAAGGTGGATTTTACTCCCAGTGATGCTGCACAACCACCAAACCAGGAGATCTGCATCGTGGACAAAGACAAGATTCACTGCAGTCCAGATTATAAAGAGAGATCGTCGTCCTCAACACTCTTCAGATTACAGATGGAAGTTTCTCTGACAGCGGGATCTACACAGTTTGGGATAAAGTGA
- the LOC128509708 gene encoding uncharacterized protein LOC128509708 translates to MSLAVENAVENAVENAVENAVENAVENTLSRGTEVCFTVSGSTAAMMRLCTALILILALYQVDSSDRPKVFGNLHETSSLPCPQTCSGLLTWTTFQRRGDVLVRCTRDSCWSKDGFSLPLEQFLSGNSTLTVLRADYSLRGLYMAECDSETLCEVVFTLSPLEMARNITPGEPIDVLLPLTDLVEVDFTSRDAAQPPNQEICIVDKDKIRCSPDYKERSSLLNTLQIKDGSVSDSGIYTVRDKVNDEIIVNLQINVKESKGEEQGDGGVSQSHSVRRRSVQSVSNPLTQAERAFNVAHIYTRNIVKRAIGLWKLRFPGLHKGEDMSSL, encoded by the exons ATGTCACTTGCAGTGGAGAACGCGGTGGAGAACGCGGTGGAGAACGCGGTAGAGAACGCGGTGGAGAACGCGGTAGAGAACACCCTCTCACGAGGAACTGAAGTGTGTTTCACAGTTTCTG GATCCACAGCAGCCATGATGCGTCTCTGTACAGCACTGATCTTAATACTGG cTCTGTATCAGGTGGACTCCTCAGACAGACCAAAGGTGTTTGGGAATCTGCACGAGACATCGTCCCTCCCCTGTCCTCAGACGTGCTCTGGTCTTCTCACCTGGACCACATTTCAGAGACGGGGCGATGTTCTAGTCAGGTGTACCAGAGACTCGTGCTGGAGTAAAGACGGGTTTAGTCTTCCTCTGGAGCAGTTCCTCAGTGGGAACTCCACCCTGACGGTGCTGAGAGCCGATTACAGCCTGCGAGGTCTCTACATGGCCGAGTGTGACTCTGAGACGCTGTGTGAGGTCGTCTTCACTCTGTCCC CTCTAGAGATGGCCCGTAACATTACCCCAGGAGAGCCCATAGACGTGCTCTTACCCCTCACTGACCTGGTGGAGGTGGATTTTACTTCCAGAGATGCTGCACAACCACCAAACCAGGAGATCTGCATCGTGGACAAAGACAAGATTCGCTGCAGTCCAGATTATAAAGAGAGGTCGTCGCTCCTCAACACTCTTCAGATTAAAGATGGAAGTGTCTCTGACAGTGGGATCTACACAGTACGGGATAAAGTGAACGACGAGATTATAGTCAACTTACAGATCAATGTGAAAG AGTCTAAAGGAGAAGAGCAGGGTGATGGAGGTGTGTCTCAGTCTCACAGTGTCAGACGCAGGAGTGTTCAGTCTG TATCCAACCCACTGACTCAGGCTGAAAGAGCCTTTAATGTTGCACACATTTACACTCGCAACATCGTCAAGCGTGCAATTGGACTCTGGAAGCTGCGCTTTCCGGGTCTGCACAA aggAGAAGACATGTCCAGTCTGTAA